A region of Chlamydia crocodili DNA encodes the following proteins:
- the pknD gene encoding serine/threonine-protein kinase PknD, producing the protein MQRYDIIRMIGKGGMGEVYLAYDPVCSRKVALKRIREDLSDNELLKKRFLREAKIAADLVHPGVVPVFAICSDSDPVYYTMPYIEGYTLKSLLKSVWQCDSLPKDLAEQTSVGTFLSIFHKICSTVEYVHSRGILHRDLKPDNILLGLFSEVVILDWGAALSKEMVEDFLLDIDIPIEGSLFSNMTIPGKIVGTPDYMAPERLRGTPASESTDIYSLGVILYQMLTLSFPYRKKKGEKISLRHQISFPEEIAPHREIPPFLSQVVMRALASDPKLRYRSVSALKEDIEQHLQGSPEWTPKIILHTQDTECWKFHESILLSKYFPMLKVSPALWYSLAISKIESFSEVRLEYTLLRKGLEEGFGILLPPSEDVDHGDFYHGYGFWLHIKENVLSVSLVKNGLEIQKTSRNIDENKDKFFIAFEKQNHRLSLIIDNIVWMIHMDYLPARGGRIGVIIQDVADVCGNIVVLESSGSLQVSCLAVPDAFLNEKLYDRAITFYRRIVESFPGRKEGYEAQFRIGIALLEKASESNDSEEFTQALEEFSTLHNSIAAPLEYLGKALVYQRLGEYNEEVKSLLLALKRYCQRPEISRVRDHVIYRLHEALYSHHRISLVFMLLALHVAPESINSSEEEHFLQNLHGKIQNTLFCNLDISPIDFRSSKMELLLSYWSGFTSFLPGLFQRSWDLKDYRALADIFYTAVDLGNKEFVEVYSEILRENIQATTFNEEIVEILPDQLLYFLSGLKIISLQESTEKVFDHIENLDSVLILYLFDLFAKDALIHGRGEEILKAITLVEKYISPKQRYEYLLSYEVLAYLWMKDGSKVYDLLSNYDESLWIDGNSHAFVLYGYWLALAEDSSLAYLHLSGCREDSVFPQTLIGVFCSPLGICEEQLSYQERRQLLLQKFIFFHCLGNSEERDNCRIAYDLLSIERPL; encoded by the coding sequence TTGCAACGTTACGATATTATCAGAATGATCGGTAAAGGGGGTATGGGAGAGGTTTATTTAGCCTATGATCCTGTTTGCTCTCGTAAGGTTGCTCTTAAGAGGATCCGAGAGGATCTCTCTGATAATGAGTTATTAAAAAAACGTTTTCTTAGAGAAGCCAAGATTGCTGCTGATCTTGTTCATCCGGGGGTTGTTCCTGTTTTTGCGATTTGTAGTGATAGTGATCCCGTTTACTACACAATGCCTTACATAGAGGGATACACACTTAAGAGTTTACTAAAGAGTGTGTGGCAATGTGATTCCCTTCCTAAAGATCTGGCTGAGCAAACATCGGTAGGGACTTTCCTCTCCATTTTTCATAAGATTTGTTCTACTGTAGAATATGTACATTCTCGAGGAATTCTTCATCGAGATCTTAAGCCTGATAATATTTTGCTTGGACTTTTTAGTGAGGTGGTTATTTTAGATTGGGGAGCTGCATTATCTAAAGAAATGGTAGAAGACTTCCTTTTAGACATTGATATCCCTATTGAGGGATCATTGTTTTCCAATATGACTATTCCTGGTAAGATCGTAGGTACTCCTGATTATATGGCTCCTGAACGCTTGCGAGGTACTCCAGCTTCAGAAAGTACAGACATTTATTCTCTAGGAGTAATTCTCTATCAAATGCTGACATTGTCTTTTCCCTATCGGAAGAAAAAGGGAGAGAAAATCAGTCTTCGTCACCAAATTAGTTTTCCTGAAGAAATTGCTCCTCATCGAGAGATTCCTCCTTTTCTTTCTCAAGTAGTCATGAGAGCTTTAGCATCAGATCCTAAATTGCGTTATCGTTCTGTAAGTGCTTTGAAAGAGGATATAGAACAACATTTACAAGGTAGTCCCGAATGGACTCCGAAGATTATTTTACATACTCAAGATACAGAATGCTGGAAGTTTCATGAATCTATTTTATTATCTAAATATTTCCCAATGCTAAAGGTGTCGCCAGCGTTATGGTATAGCCTAGCAATTTCCAAGATAGAAAGTTTTTCTGAAGTCCGTCTGGAATATACATTATTGCGGAAGGGATTAGAAGAAGGCTTTGGAATCTTACTTCCTCCTTCTGAAGATGTGGATCATGGGGATTTTTATCATGGTTACGGTTTTTGGCTACACATTAAGGAAAATGTATTGTCTGTATCCTTGGTAAAAAATGGCTTAGAGATACAAAAAACTTCCCGAAATATAGATGAAAATAAGGACAAGTTTTTTATAGCTTTTGAAAAGCAAAATCACCGTTTATCATTAATCATCGATAATATCGTGTGGATGATTCATATGGATTATCTTCCTGCGCGGGGAGGACGTATTGGGGTGATCATTCAGGATGTTGCTGATGTTTGTGGAAATATTGTTGTTTTAGAAAGTAGTGGATCTTTACAAGTCAGTTGTTTAGCAGTTCCCGACGCCTTTCTTAATGAAAAATTATATGATCGTGCAATTACATTTTATCGTAGGATTGTTGAATCTTTTCCAGGACGTAAGGAAGGGTACGAAGCGCAATTTCGTATAGGAATTGCTCTATTAGAAAAAGCCTCTGAAAGTAATGATAGTGAGGAATTCACTCAAGCTCTTGAAGAGTTTTCCACTTTACACAATAGCATTGCAGCTCCTTTAGAGTACCTCGGTAAAGCTTTGGTATATCAAAGATTAGGAGAGTATAACGAAGAAGTTAAAAGCTTATTATTAGCTTTAAAGCGCTATTGTCAACGTCCAGAAATTTCTCGTGTTCGTGATCATGTTATCTATCGTTTGCATGAAGCATTATATAGCCATCATCGCATCTCTTTAGTCTTTATGCTTCTTGCTCTTCATGTTGCTCCCGAATCTATAAATTCTTCTGAGGAAGAGCATTTCCTTCAAAATTTACATGGGAAAATTCAAAATACTCTATTTTGTAATTTAGACATTTCTCCTATAGATTTCCGTTCTTCCAAAATGGAATTGCTATTGAGTTATTGGTCAGGATTTACCTCATTTCTTCCAGGGTTATTTCAAAGATCTTGGGATTTAAAAGATTATCGTGCCCTTGCAGATATTTTTTATACAGCTGTGGATTTAGGGAATAAAGAGTTTGTTGAAGTATACTCAGAAATTTTACGTGAGAATATTCAGGCAACGACTTTCAATGAAGAAATCGTAGAAATTCTCCCTGATCAGCTTCTATATTTCCTTTCAGGATTAAAGATTATCTCTCTTCAGGAATCTACAGAAAAGGTCTTTGACCATATTGAAAATTTAGACTCTGTTTTGATTTTGTATTTGTTTGATTTGTTTGCTAAAGACGCTTTGATCCATGGTAGAGGTGAAGAGATTCTCAAGGCTATTACATTAGTAGAAAAGTATATTTCCCCTAAGCAGCGTTATGAATATCTTTTGTCTTATGAAGTACTTGCTTATTTGTGGATGAAAGATGGGAGTAAAGTTTATGATCTCTTATCTAATTATGACGAATCTTTGTGGATAGACGGTAATAGCCACGCCTTTGTTCTTTACGGTTATTGGTTAGCACTTGCTGAGGATAGTTCGTTAGCTTATTTACATCTTTCAGGATGTCGAGAAGATTCTGTATTTCCACAGACATTAATTGGAGTGTTTTGTAGTCCGTTAGGTATTTGTGAAGAGCAGCTGAGTTATCAAGAACGTCGGCAATTGCTTTTACAGAAATTTATCTTTTTCCATTGTTTAGGAAATAGTGAAGAACGTGACAATTGTCGTATTGCTTATGATCTTCTCTCTATAGAGCGTCCTTTATAA
- a CDS encoding valine--tRNA ligase, translated as MEEDEFPKAYDPKGLEEKLYAFWEESGMFTAQSASDKPPYAIIMPPPNVTGILHMGHALVNTLQDVLIRYKRMSGFEVCWVPGTDHAGIATQTVVERHLYSSLGKRRIDFSREEFLKHVWEWKEKSEGVILSQLRQLGCSCDWSRLRFTMEPLANRAVKKAFKVLFDKGHIYRGYYLVNWDPVLQTALADDEVEYEEKDGWLYYIRYKVADSGEEIIVATTRPETLLGDTAIAISPDDQRYRHLLGARVYVPFVDREIPIIGDISVDPLFGTGAVKITPAHDRDDYRMGINHNLPMVNILTPTGEINENGGIFVGLSKEKAREDIITALDAMGLFVKKEPYKLRVGVSYRSGAVIEPYLSKQWFVSVDSFRDSLREFVASDSIKIFPPEFTRNYLSWVNNLRDWCISRQLWWGHRIPVWYHKSDQDRVLCYDGEGIPEEVAQDPDSWYQDPDVLDTWFSSGLWPLTCLGWPDVESGDLEKFYPTAVLITGHDILFFWVTRMVLLCSAMVEEKPFDDVFLHGLIFGKSYKRYNDLGEWTYISGEEKHAYDMGKSLPKDVVAKWEKLSKSKGNVIDPLEMIAKYGADAVRMTLCSCANRGEQIDLDYRLFEEYKNFANKIWNGARFIFGHISNLTAKDLANGIDKTLLGLEDYYILDGFNQLLQQLDSAYQSYAFDKVTTLAYEFFRNDFCSTYIEIIKPILYGKQGREEDRLTKQKLLAVFLVNILGVLHPITPFVTETLFLKLKEGLGEVNEECADVITAHALDMLREESYVVAPYPQVIDIAIPKDLHESFALAERLVYTIRNIRGEMQIDPRTSLEVFVICPEGISIKAYVPMMCALGGIASLEYLLEEPKARVYSLGVVEGIRLGVFVPVEQIIKEKNRLEKEKTRLENSIESISRLLDSENFRGKANPDLVRSKEETLKNNRMELQSILDKLASFS; from the coding sequence ATGGAAGAGGATGAATTTCCCAAGGCTTATGATCCTAAAGGATTAGAGGAAAAACTTTATGCTTTTTGGGAAGAGTCAGGCATGTTCACTGCTCAATCAGCAAGTGATAAGCCTCCCTATGCTATTATTATGCCCCCACCGAACGTTACTGGCATTTTGCATATGGGACACGCGCTTGTGAACACTCTTCAAGATGTTCTTATTCGTTATAAGCGCATGTCTGGATTCGAGGTGTGTTGGGTTCCTGGTACAGATCATGCGGGTATTGCTACACAAACCGTAGTAGAAAGACATTTATATTCTTCCTTGGGTAAACGCCGTATAGACTTTTCTCGAGAAGAATTCCTAAAACATGTTTGGGAGTGGAAAGAAAAGAGCGAGGGAGTAATTCTTTCTCAACTGCGTCAGTTAGGATGTTCTTGCGACTGGTCTCGATTACGTTTCACTATGGAACCATTAGCGAATCGTGCTGTAAAGAAGGCTTTTAAGGTACTTTTTGATAAGGGTCATATTTATAGAGGATACTATCTTGTTAACTGGGACCCTGTTTTACAAACAGCCCTTGCTGATGATGAAGTAGAGTATGAAGAGAAGGATGGTTGGCTTTACTATATCCGTTATAAAGTAGCCGATAGTGGTGAAGAAATCATTGTAGCAACTACACGTCCAGAAACATTACTAGGGGATACAGCTATTGCTATTTCTCCTGATGATCAACGTTACAGGCATTTATTAGGAGCTAGGGTATACGTGCCTTTTGTAGATCGCGAGATCCCTATAATTGGAGATATATCTGTAGATCCATTATTTGGTACCGGAGCTGTAAAAATTACTCCTGCTCATGATCGAGATGATTACCGTATGGGAATCAATCATAATTTACCTATGGTAAATATTTTAACTCCTACTGGAGAGATCAATGAGAATGGGGGAATATTTGTAGGATTAAGTAAAGAGAAAGCTCGTGAAGATATCATCACAGCATTAGACGCTATGGGGCTGTTTGTCAAAAAAGAGCCTTATAAACTGAGGGTTGGCGTGTCTTATCGCTCGGGAGCGGTTATCGAACCATATTTATCGAAACAATGGTTTGTTTCCGTAGATAGTTTTCGAGATTCTTTACGTGAATTTGTTGCCAGTGATTCTATAAAAATTTTCCCTCCAGAATTTACACGGAATTATCTCTCTTGGGTGAATAACCTCCGTGATTGGTGTATTAGTCGGCAGTTGTGGTGGGGACATCGTATTCCTGTATGGTATCATAAGAGCGATCAAGATCGTGTACTCTGTTACGATGGTGAAGGGATTCCCGAAGAGGTTGCTCAAGATCCTGATTCTTGGTATCAAGATCCTGATGTATTAGATACTTGGTTTTCTTCCGGGCTCTGGCCATTAACATGTTTAGGTTGGCCTGATGTAGAATCTGGAGATTTAGAGAAGTTTTATCCTACAGCGGTTCTCATTACAGGACATGATATTCTATTTTTCTGGGTGACACGTATGGTACTGCTTTGCAGTGCTATGGTTGAAGAGAAACCTTTTGACGATGTTTTCTTGCACGGGTTAATTTTTGGTAAGTCTTACAAGCGTTATAACGATCTTGGGGAATGGACATACATTTCTGGGGAAGAAAAACATGCTTATGATATGGGGAAATCTCTTCCTAAAGATGTCGTAGCAAAATGGGAAAAGCTTTCCAAATCCAAAGGTAATGTTATTGATCCTTTAGAGATGATAGCTAAGTACGGTGCTGATGCTGTCCGTATGACATTATGCTCATGTGCGAATCGTGGTGAGCAGATAGATCTTGACTATCGTCTATTTGAGGAATACAAAAATTTTGCGAATAAGATTTGGAATGGAGCAAGGTTTATCTTCGGTCATATTTCTAATTTAACCGCTAAAGATCTCGCTAATGGTATCGATAAGACTCTTTTAGGATTAGAAGATTACTATATTCTTGATGGATTCAATCAGTTGTTACAGCAATTAGATTCTGCATATCAAAGCTATGCTTTCGATAAGGTAACAACTCTGGCATATGAATTTTTTAGGAATGATTTTTGTTCTACATACATAGAAATTATCAAGCCCATACTTTATGGAAAGCAGGGTAGAGAGGAAGACCGACTTACAAAGCAAAAGCTATTAGCAGTTTTTCTTGTGAACATTTTAGGTGTTTTACATCCTATAACTCCTTTTGTTACAGAAACGCTATTTCTGAAACTAAAGGAAGGGCTAGGTGAGGTTAACGAGGAATGCGCTGACGTTATCACAGCACATGCTTTAGATATGTTGCGAGAAGAATCTTATGTAGTGGCTCCTTATCCACAAGTCATAGATATTGCTATTCCTAAGGATCTTCATGAATCTTTCGCTCTTGCAGAAAGGTTAGTTTATACTATTAGGAATATTCGTGGGGAGATGCAGATAGATCCTAGAACTTCTTTAGAAGTGTTTGTTATTTGCCCTGAGGGAATTTCTATCAAGGCTTACGTGCCTATGATGTGCGCTCTTGGTGGGATAGCTTCTCTTGAGTATCTATTAGAAGAACCTAAGGCTCGTGTCTATAGTTTAGGAGTTGTTGAAGGTATTCGTCTTGGGGTGTTTGTTCCTGTAGAACAAATTATCAAAGAAAAAAATCGACTAGAAAAAGAGAAAACACGTTTGGAAAATTCTATCGAAAGTATCTCACGTTTATTAGATAGTGAAAATTTCCGAGGAAAGGCTAATCCGGATCTTGTGCGTTCTAAAGAAGAAACTTTAAAAAATAATCGTATGGAATTACAAAGTATTCTTGATAAGCTAGCGTCGTTTTCTTAG
- the uvrA gene encoding excinuclease ABC subunit UvrA, whose amino-acid sequence MSSLPVRISGITVRNLKNISIEFFPGEIVLLTGVSGSGKSSLAFDTIYAAGRKRYIATLSSFFATTLSSLPDPTVEKIQGLSPTIAIKQNHFAYHAHATVGSTTELSQHLALLFSLDGEARDPRTKEVLHLQSKEKILATLANIPDGTQVTILTPLIDKSINSIQECVRQGYTKIRINNVISSIYPFLSSPLAEDTPIAIVIDSFIKNESNNARMKVSLFSALNLGEGHCSINTETYEETFSTQVHIPETQQTYTPLTPQLFSPHNLEDRCMKCQGSGIYITITDPSLIQNDLSIRENCCKLAGNCSTYFYHTLYQSLADTLDFSLDTPWGDLPNSIQHAFLYGKKHLILPVRLFDPTLGKKSLSHKLWRGILNDIGEKVRYGAKPSKFVPEGTTATPCPTCQGTGIGEYACAAIWQGKTFVDFQKMPLDEFFAFISSITTTSNSVREVLDGLKNRLSTLINLGLSYITPERTLATLSGGEQERTALAKHLGAELSGITYILDEPSIGLHPRDTHKLIQVIQKLRDQGNTILLVEHDEQMISFADRIIDIGPRAGIFGGEVLFNGSPKDFLKTGNSLTANYLRHELTIDIPIRRPKSKATLTLAHATTNNLKNVTISLPLERITAVTGVSGSGKSSLINDTLVPSMERFIQGNIDPHLYVEGGVIERVVHITRDLPGRSQRSIPLTYIKAFDELRELFSQQPKSKNLGLTKGHFSFNLSLGACIECQGIGSIILDDHTQIPCPLCHGKRFQSQILEVHYQGKNIADILEMTAYEAEKFFISTPHIHEKIHALCSLGLDHLPLGRALSSLSGGEIQRLKLTYELLAPSKKPTLYILDEPTTGLHTHDIHALIHVLQSLSQQGHTVVIIEHNMHIVKIADYVIELGPEGGNLGGYLLASCSPEELISLDTPTAKALRPYFKKIKALPKLIKKSQNKHLLTDISIQDAYHHNLKHIDMTLARNALTAISGPSASGKHSLVFDILYAAGNIAYAELFPYYVRQTLIKKTPLPQVESVRGLSPVVAIKKMGIRKNSKHSLASSLDITNGLEKLFALLGKPHCPLTGKLLEKITLQTIVDKLFQKYENSYATITAPISPEEDLSIALEMKKKEGYLKLFANNEIYDLEERLPEILENPAIVIQHTKISRNHESSLLSSLTLAFSLSPTIRLHIHDHGKIKCSLSYTLGWQDSLGNSYPNITRKLLSREHVEGQCQQCCGSGKILKLSLMKHKDKILNYSPIDLFRLFFPDSSPKRVIDLIRELKISSSTQIQDLDIPTQEKLFQGTQKHVGLERILIEQFNLIPSCPLLHPLIISDICSACSGWGIHTYAQHVRIGKTSLIDIYQEDTSFLKDLLMTIHDDQAQPIIQDLQNRLGFIDKVGLSYITLGQQQDTLSDGEHYRLHLAKKISTNLTDIVYLLEDPLSGLHPQDIPTLIKLLKELVANNNTVIATDRNNLLKLYADHTIDLGPGSGPQGGYLTAQPPSSIEDADHKDVLPKATLDVHLSIHNISNLHVQAPLHSLVAIAGASGSGKTSLLTEGFYKQAQKLIDTRNEHFFNVVFLDSHPLSSSQRSDISTYFDIAPYLRNFYASLTQAKALNITASMLSTNTKQGQCSDCLGLGYHLIDRAFYALEKRTCPTCSGYRIQPLSQEVVYEGKHFGKLLQTPIEQILTIFPFLKKIQAPLQALIDSGLGYLPLGQNLSSLSLSEKISVKIARFLHLPPKEPTLFLLDEIATSLDINKKCQLQKLFRTLISQGHSIIYVDHDIQLLKHADYIIELGPGSGKHGGKVLFSGQPKDMATSKKSILKTYMREL is encoded by the coding sequence ATGTCCAGCCTGCCTGTCCGTATTTCTGGTATTACAGTTAGAAATCTAAAAAACATCTCCATAGAATTTTTTCCTGGGGAGATTGTCTTACTTACTGGCGTATCAGGATCTGGGAAATCTTCACTAGCCTTTGACACCATTTATGCAGCAGGAAGAAAACGGTATATAGCCACTTTATCATCATTTTTTGCTACAACCCTATCTTCTCTACCTGATCCTACTGTGGAAAAAATCCAAGGATTATCTCCAACTATTGCTATTAAGCAAAATCATTTTGCCTATCATGCGCACGCCACTGTTGGAAGCACCACAGAACTTTCACAACATCTTGCTTTATTATTCTCTCTGGATGGAGAGGCCAGAGATCCTCGTACAAAAGAAGTCCTTCATTTACAAAGTAAGGAAAAAATTCTCGCTACACTTGCCAATATCCCTGATGGAACACAGGTAACAATTCTCACTCCTCTAATAGATAAAAGCATAAATTCTATTCAAGAATGTGTAAGACAAGGATATACAAAAATCCGTATAAATAACGTTATTTCTTCTATTTATCCCTTTCTCTCTTCTCCTCTTGCTGAAGATACTCCTATAGCTATTGTTATTGACTCTTTCATTAAAAATGAAAGTAACAATGCACGCATGAAAGTTAGTTTATTTTCGGCTCTTAATCTAGGGGAAGGGCACTGTTCTATAAACACCGAAACATATGAAGAAACCTTTTCGACACAGGTACACATTCCTGAAACCCAACAGACATATACACCATTAACACCACAGTTATTTTCTCCCCACAATCTCGAAGATCGTTGCATGAAGTGCCAGGGATCAGGAATCTATATCACCATCACAGATCCTTCTCTCATTCAAAATGACTTATCCATCCGAGAAAATTGTTGTAAGTTAGCAGGAAATTGTTCTACTTATTTCTATCATACTCTTTATCAATCTCTCGCGGATACTTTAGATTTTAGTTTAGATACTCCATGGGGAGATCTTCCCAATTCTATCCAACATGCTTTTCTTTATGGTAAAAAGCATCTTATTCTTCCTGTACGTCTTTTTGATCCCACATTAGGGAAAAAATCCCTATCACACAAACTTTGGAGAGGTATTCTTAATGACATTGGAGAGAAAGTCCGTTATGGAGCAAAACCCTCAAAATTTGTTCCTGAAGGGACAACAGCAACACCTTGTCCTACATGTCAAGGCACCGGAATTGGAGAATATGCCTGTGCAGCCATATGGCAAGGAAAGACTTTCGTAGATTTTCAGAAAATGCCTCTTGATGAGTTTTTTGCTTTTATATCTTCTATCACGACTACATCAAATTCCGTTCGTGAAGTATTAGATGGTCTAAAGAACCGCCTTTCTACATTGATCAACTTAGGACTCTCCTATATTACTCCAGAAAGAACACTAGCAACATTATCAGGAGGAGAGCAAGAACGCACGGCTTTGGCTAAGCATTTAGGAGCTGAGCTATCAGGAATTACCTATATTCTCGATGAACCATCCATAGGACTGCATCCTCGCGATACACATAAACTGATTCAAGTAATTCAAAAATTACGCGATCAAGGAAATACCATTCTTCTTGTTGAGCATGATGAACAAATGATCTCTTTTGCTGATCGTATTATCGATATTGGTCCACGAGCGGGGATTTTCGGAGGCGAAGTATTATTTAATGGATCACCTAAAGATTTTTTAAAAACTGGAAATTCATTAACAGCAAACTATCTGCGTCATGAACTTACTATAGACATTCCTATAAGACGACCTAAATCAAAAGCCACGCTTACGCTTGCTCATGCCACGACAAACAATTTAAAAAATGTCACTATCTCTCTACCTCTAGAAAGAATAACGGCAGTAACAGGAGTTTCAGGATCAGGAAAATCTTCTTTAATTAATGATACACTCGTTCCTTCTATGGAACGCTTTATTCAAGGAAATATAGACCCCCATTTATATGTAGAAGGAGGGGTCATAGAACGTGTTGTACATATTACTCGTGATCTTCCAGGTCGTTCGCAACGTTCTATTCCACTAACATATATTAAAGCTTTTGATGAACTTCGAGAATTATTTTCCCAACAACCTAAAAGTAAAAACTTGGGGTTAACAAAAGGCCATTTTAGTTTTAATCTTTCTTTAGGAGCCTGTATAGAATGTCAGGGTATAGGATCTATAATCCTTGATGACCATACCCAAATTCCCTGCCCACTCTGTCATGGAAAACGATTTCAATCTCAAATCCTAGAAGTGCATTATCAAGGAAAGAATATCGCTGACATTTTAGAAATGACAGCATATGAAGCTGAAAAATTTTTCATATCTACTCCACATATTCATGAAAAAATTCATGCATTATGCTCCTTAGGTCTTGATCATCTTCCTTTAGGAAGAGCTTTATCAAGCCTATCAGGAGGAGAAATCCAAAGATTAAAACTTACCTATGAGCTACTTGCTCCTTCTAAAAAACCTACTCTTTATATTCTTGATGAGCCGACAACAGGATTGCATACTCATGACATTCATGCTCTTATCCATGTTCTCCAATCTCTTTCCCAACAAGGACATACTGTAGTAATTATAGAACACAATATGCATATTGTGAAGATCGCTGATTATGTTATTGAACTTGGTCCCGAAGGAGGAAATCTCGGTGGATATCTCTTAGCCTCATGCTCTCCTGAAGAACTGATTTCCCTAGACACACCTACAGCAAAAGCTCTGCGCCCCTATTTTAAAAAGATTAAAGCTCTGCCTAAACTAATTAAAAAATCTCAAAATAAGCATCTACTCACAGATATTTCTATTCAAGATGCCTATCATCACAATCTCAAACACATTGATATGACTCTCGCTCGCAATGCTCTGACAGCAATCTCAGGGCCTTCAGCATCAGGGAAACATTCTTTAGTCTTTGATATTCTTTATGCTGCAGGAAATATTGCTTATGCCGAGTTATTCCCTTATTACGTTCGCCAAACTCTTATTAAGAAAACTCCTCTACCACAAGTAGAAAGCGTTCGAGGATTATCTCCAGTCGTTGCGATAAAAAAAATGGGAATACGAAAAAACTCAAAACATTCGTTAGCTTCATCTTTAGATATTACTAATGGTCTTGAGAAACTCTTTGCTCTGCTAGGAAAACCTCATTGTCCATTAACAGGTAAGCTCCTTGAAAAAATTACTCTACAAACAATTGTAGATAAACTTTTCCAAAAGTATGAAAATTCTTACGCAACAATAACGGCACCTATATCTCCTGAAGAAGATTTATCCATTGCTTTGGAAATGAAGAAAAAAGAGGGGTATTTAAAACTCTTTGCCAATAATGAGATTTATGATCTTGAAGAACGTCTTCCAGAAATTTTAGAAAATCCAGCGATCGTTATCCAACATACGAAAATTTCCAGAAATCATGAATCCTCTTTGTTGTCCTCATTAACTTTAGCTTTTTCATTATCGCCAACAATACGATTACATATTCATGATCATGGAAAAATAAAATGCTCTCTATCTTATACTCTAGGTTGGCAAGATTCCTTAGGCAACAGTTATCCAAATATCACACGCAAACTCTTATCCCGAGAACATGTCGAAGGACAATGTCAGCAATGTTGTGGATCAGGAAAAATCTTAAAACTCTCTTTAATGAAACATAAAGATAAAATTCTCAACTACTCTCCTATAGATCTCTTTAGGTTATTTTTCCCCGATAGTTCTCCAAAACGTGTAATTGATCTTATTAGAGAACTGAAAATTTCCTCATCCACACAAATTCAAGATCTTGATATCCCTACTCAGGAAAAATTATTTCAAGGAACTCAAAAGCATGTAGGACTAGAAAGAATTCTCATAGAACAATTTAATCTTATTCCCTCATGTCCTCTTTTACATCCTCTAATTATATCCGACATATGCTCAGCATGCTCAGGATGGGGAATCCATACCTATGCGCAACATGTACGCATAGGAAAAACTTCTCTCATAGATATCTACCAAGAAGATACTAGTTTCCTCAAAGATCTTTTAATGACTATCCATGATGATCAAGCACAACCTATCATTCAAGACCTACAAAACCGCTTAGGATTCATTGACAAGGTCGGATTGAGCTACATTACTTTAGGACAACAACAAGACACCTTAAGTGATGGCGAGCATTACCGCTTACATCTAGCAAAGAAAATCTCTACAAATCTTACAGATATCGTTTATCTTCTTGAAGATCCTCTATCAGGACTACATCCTCAAGATATCCCAACATTAATCAAATTGCTTAAAGAACTCGTTGCTAACAATAACACTGTTATTGCTACAGACCGTAATAATCTATTAAAACTTTACGCTGATCATACCATAGATTTAGGTCCGGGATCAGGACCTCAAGGAGGCTATCTAACAGCCCAACCACCCTCATCTATAGAAGATGCCGATCATAAAGATGTGCTCCCTAAAGCAACTTTAGACGTGCATCTTTCGATTCACAATATTTCTAATCTTCATGTACAAGCTCCTCTTCATAGTCTTGTAGCTATTGCTGGGGCATCGGGATCGGGGAAAACTTCTCTATTAACCGAAGGTTTCTACAAACAGGCACAAAAACTTATAGACACTAGAAATGAGCATTTCTTCAATGTAGTGTTCTTAGATTCTCATCCCCTATCTTCTTCACAAAGATCAGACATCAGTACGTATTTTGATATTGCTCCATACCTAAGAAACTTTTACGCTTCGCTTACACAAGCAAAGGCCTTGAATATTACAGCAAGCATGCTTAGTACAAATACAAAACAGGGACAGTGTTCAGATTGTCTAGGCTTAGGATATCACCTAATAGATAGAGCTTTTTATGCTTTAGAAAAACGCACATGTCCTACATGTTCAGGATACCGCATTCAACCTCTATCTCAAGAAGTTGTTTATGAAGGCAAACACTTTGGGAAGCTGTTACAAACTCCTATTGAACAGATCCTTACTATCTTTCCTTTTCTTAAAAAAATCCAAGCACCGCTACAAGCTCTTATAGATTCAGGGCTTGGCTATCTTCCATTAGGTCAAAATCTTTCTTCCCTATCGCTAAGTGAAAAAATCTCTGTAAAAATTGCCCGTTTCCTCCATCTACCTCCTAAAGAACCCACGCTATTTCTCCTAGATGAAATAGCCACTTCCTTGGATATCAATAAGAAATGCCAACTGCAAAAACTATTTCGCACGTTAATATCCCAAGGACATTCTATTATCTATGTTGACCACGACATACAGTTGTTAAAACATGCCGATTATATTATAGAACTTGGACCGGGATCTGGGAAACATGGAGGAAAGGTGCTCTTTTCAGGACAGCCTAAAGATATGGCGACTTCTAAAAAGTCGATATTAAAAACATATATGCGTGAATTATAA